In the Nocardia asteroides genome, CCAGTCCGCGCAGGCCGTGGACTACGAGGCCGCCGGGCAGGTGCACGAGATCGCCGCGCAGTCGATGAGCATCGCCGACCCGACCACCGCCTCGCCGGAATCGCCGCAGATGCTGAACATCTCGGCCCCCACCGGGCTCGACCAGTTCAGCGACATCCTGCAGAAGGGCGCCAGGTACGCGGAGGATCTGGCAGCGGCCGAATCCGCCAAGTTCCGGCCGCTCTTCGCCAAGTTCACCTCCGGCACCTACACCTCCGGCTACGGCGCCCGCTGGGGCGTGCAGCACCTCGGCCTCGATATCGCCGGGCCGATCGGCACCCCGATCTACGCGGTCGCCGACGGCACCGTGCTGGAGTCCGGGCCCGCCTCCGGCTTCGGCATGTGGGTCCGGCTGCTGCACGACGACGGCACCGTCACCGTGTACGGCCACATCGACACCGCGACGGTGTCGCAGGGCGAGCGGGTGCTGGCAGGCGATCAGATCGCGACCATGGGCAACCGCGGCTTCTCCACCGGCCCGCACTGCCACTTCGAGGTCTGGCTGAACGGCTCGAACAAGATCGACCCGCAGCCCTGGCTCGCCACCCGCGGCATCAGCCTCGGCCAGATGGGCGACTGAGCAACCGCGACGATCCCGAGCGGCGCACGGTCAGAGCTTCATCAGTGACCGGCTGAACTGCGGGATGAGGCGGATGGTGCCCGCGGTGCCGAAGTCGATCGTCACCGTGGCCAGCGGCCCGATGCCGTCGGCGGCGACCACCCGGCCGAGGCCGTACTTGTCGTCGGTCACCCGATCGCCCACCGTCAGCACCAGGTCGGTGTTGTTCCGCTTGACCCCGCCGCCCGGTGCGGGCCTGCGCGGCCCGCCGCGCACGCCGGGGCGCTCGTCCCAGCCGCTGCCGCGGGTCCAGTCCCTGGCCATGCCCTCGTCGTCGCCGCGCCTGCGGCCGCGCCCCGCGACCTGGCTCACCGGCTCCAGCCGCCGCCAGTCGATGAGGTGCTGCGGGATCTCCTGCAGGAAGCGCGATTCGGGGTTGCTCACCGGCTGGCCCCAGCCGGAGCGGACCACCGCGCGGGAGAGGTAGAGCCGCTGCCTGGCCCTGGTGATGCCGACGTAGGCGAGCCGGCGCTCCTCGGCCAGCTCGGTCGGGTCGCCGAGCGCCCGCATGTGCGGGAACTGCCCGTCCTCCCAGCCGGTCACGAAGACCACCGGAAACTCCAGCCCCTTCGCGGTGTGCAGCGTCATCATGGTGACCACGCCGGTGCCCTCGTCCGGGATCTGGTCGGTGTCGGCGACCAGCGAGACCCGCTCCAGGAAGGCAGCCAGCGAGCCCGGGTCGGGCTCGCCCTCATCGGCCTCCGGCACCAGCCCCTCGGTGGCCGCCGCCTCGGCGTTGTTGTGCGCCTCGGAGCTGAATTCCCGCGCCACGCTGACAAGCTCGTTCAGGTTGTCCAGCCGGGCGCCGTCCTGCGGGTCGTCCGACGCCGCCAGCTCGGCGCGGTAGCCGGTCCGGTCGAGCACCGCGTCGACAACGGTGCCGACGTCGAAGTAGGCGGCGTCCGGCTGGGCGCCGAGCGCGCGCACCTCGTCCAGCAGGTCGAGGAAGCCGGCGATGGCGCGCTGCGCCCTGGTGTTCAGCAGCGCGACCTTGCCCTCCGCCGCGTCCCGCAGCGCCGCCCCGAAGCCGAGGCCGCGCTGCTCGGCGTGCACCGCGACGCAGGCCTCCGCCCGGTCGCCGATGCCGCGGCGCGGGGTGTTCAGGATGCGGCGCATGCTCACCGCGTCCTCCGGATTCGCCAGCACCCGGAGGTAGGCGACGATGTCGCGCACCTCCTTGCGCTCGTAGAACCGGACGCCGCCGACCACCTTGTACGGCAGCCCCATCCGGATGAAGATCTCCTCCAGGGCGCGCGAGTTGTTGTTGGTGCGGTAGAAGACCGCGACGTCGCCGTAGTTGGCGTCACCCGCGTCGACCAGCCGATCGATCTCCTTGGCGACGAAGGAGGCCTCGTCGTGCTCGTTGTCCGCGACGTAGCCGACGATCAGGTCGCCCTCGCCGGAATCGGTCCACAGCCGCTTCTCGCGCCGGTTCTCGTTGCGCGCGATCACCGCGTTCGCGGCGGAGAGGATGTGCTGGGTGGAGCGGTAGTTCTGCTCCAGCAGGATGGTCTCCGCGTCCGGGAAGTCGCGCTCGAACTCCTCGATATTGCGGATCGTCGCGCCGCGGAAGGCGTAGATGGACTGGTCCGCGTCGCCGACCACGCAGAGCTCGCTCGGCGGCACCTCGCTGTGCAGCTCGCGGCCGTCGGGCCCCGGCTCCGGCACGCCGGTCGCGTGCCCGACCAGCTCGCGGATCAGCACGTACTGCGCGTGGTTGGTGTCCTGGTACTCGTCGACCAGGACGTGCCGGAAGCGGCGGCGGTAGTACTCGGCCACCTCGGGGTGGTTGCGCAGGATCGCGACCGTCTCGCCGATCAGGTCGTCGAAGTCGAGCGCGTTCGCCGCGCGCAGCCTGCGCTGGTACTCGGTGTAGACCTTGGCGACCAGGGTTGGCAGCTCGGACTCGTCCGACTCCGCGTCCGCCACCGCCTGCGCCGGGCCGATCAGCTCGTTCTTCAGGTTGGAGATGGCGGTGGCGAGCAGCCGGGCCGAGTACTTCTTGACGTCGATCTCCATGTCCCGGCTGATCATGGTGAGCAGCCGCCGCGAATCGTCCGCGTCGTAGATGGAGAAGTTGGAGTTCATGCCGGGCAGCAGCGCGGCCTGCATGCGCAGGATCCGCACGCAGCTGGAGTGGAACGTGGAGACCCACATGCTCTGCGCGCGCGGCCCGACCAGCCCGGCCACCCGCTCGCGCATCTCGGCGGCGGCCTTGTTGGTGAAGGTGATGGCCAGGATCTCGCCGGTGTGCGCGCCGCGGGCGGCGAGCAGGTAGGCGATCCGGCGGGTCAGCACGGCGGTCTTGCCCGACCCCGCCCCCGCAACGATGAGCAGCGGGGCCCCGGCGTGCACGACGGCCGCGCGCTGCTGCGGGTTCAGCCCCTCGAGCAGGTGCTCGGCCTCGTCCGCGCGCTTGCGCTCGCGCTCGACGCGCAGCCGCTCGCGCTCCTCCTGACTGAGCGGAGCCTGCGCGGTGAGCGCGACCCGCTTCGCCGGGGCCGGACCCGTTCGATCCGTGTTCGTTTCGTTCTGCGCCACCGTGATGTCCATTGCCCGTCCACGCTACCGGCGCGCACCGACAGAACCGAGCCCGGACCGGGGCTCTCGCCGCACACCGGCCGCACCGGAGACGGTGTGGCAGACTGGGCGCGTGATCAGCGACCCGACCCGCAGCCCGGAGTTCCGGTTGTCCGCAGGCCACCCTTTCCGCGGATCCTGATCCACGTGTGACCATGCGGGGGGAGAATACAAGGTCCACCAGGTCTGTTTCAGAGTGAAAGAACTGATCGGTAACGACGAGGGGATGACGACCGATCCACGTTCTGACACGAGGAGATGAATGATGAGCACCCCTGCCACCACCGCCGGGTCGAATTCCGCGCCGTCCCCCGGGTCGGACGCGGCGCTCCCGCAGAGCGAGGCCGAGATCGAGACGCTCCGCAAGGAGATCGATCGGCTCGACGCGGAAATCCTCGCCGCCATCAAACGGCGCAGCGAGATCTCCCGGGTGATCGGCCGGACCCGGATGGCCTCCGGCGGCCCGCGCCTGGTGCACAGCCGGGAGATGAAGGTGCTCGAGCGCTTCAGCGAGCTCGGCCAGGAGGGGCACACCCTCGCCATGCTGCTGCTCCGCCTCGGCCGCGGGCGCCTCGGACACTGAGCTCGGCACGCCCGGCCGCCGGAGCAAGTTACCCGCGCCGTCAACCGGCTGTCCCCCGCACCGGCCCAGCCACCGAGCACCACCGCCCCCGGCGCTGAACCCGGCCGCAGCCGCGGCTCCCACCCCTCCTCGTGAAAGCCGCCCCGGATCTTCGGATCCGGGGCGGCTTTCACATATTTCTCGGCTCAGGTGAGCGCGATGTACTTCGTCGAGAGGTACTCCTCGATGCCCTCACTGCCGCCCTCGCGCCCGAACCCGGAGGACTTGACCCCGCCGAACGGCGCCGCGGTATCGGAGATCACGCCGCGGTTCACCCCGACCATGCCGCTCTCCAGCCCCTCCGCGATCCGCAGCGCGCGCTCCAGATCCCGGGTGTAGATGTAGGCGACCAGCCCGAATTCGGTGTCGTTGGCGGCGGCCAGCCCCTCCTCCTCGGTCTCGAAGGTGACCACCGGCGCCACCGGCCCGAAGACCTCCTCGCGCAGGATGCGGGCGTCCGGGGGCAGCTCGGCGAGCACCGTCGCAGGGTAGTACCAGCCGGTGCCATCCGGCCGCTCACCGCCGATCCTGACCTTCGCGCCCTTCGCGACGGCGTCCTCGACCAGCTCCGACACCGTGTTCAGCTGGTCCTCGCTGACCAGCGGGCCGAGCGTGGTCTCCGGGTCGGTGCCAGGCCCGAGGACGACCGACTCCATCGCCTTCGCGAACTTGGCGGTGAACTCCTCGGCCACCCCGGCCTGCACGTGGAAGCGGTTGGCCGCGGTGCACGCCTCGCCGCCGTTGCGCAGCTTGGCCAGCATGGCGCCCTGCACCGCGGCGTCGATGTCGGCGTCGTCGAAGACCACGAACGGGGCGTTGCCGCCCAGCTCCATGGAGGTGCGCAGGAGCAGCGGCGCGGCCTGCTCGACCAGCTTGCGCCCCACCTCGGTGGAGCCGGTGAAGGTCAGCTTGCGCAGCCGGGAATCCTCCAGCAGCGGCTTGGTGACGGCGGCCGAGCGGCTGGACGGGATCACCGAGAGCACGCCGTCCGGCAGCCCCGCCTCACTGCACAGCTTCGCCAGCAGCAGCATGGTGAGCGGGGTCGCCGAGGCGGGCTTGACCAGCATGGTGCAGCCGGCCGCGAGCGCGGGGCCGATCTTGCGGGTGCCCATGGCGAGCGGGAAGTTCCACGGGGTGATCGCCAGACACGGCCCCACCGGCTGCTTGTGCACGATGATCCGGCCGGTGCCGAGCGGTGAGTGCTGGTAGCGGCCGTGCACCCGGACCGCCTCCTCGGCGAACCAGCGGAAGAACTCGGCGCCGTAGCGCACCTCGTTGCGGCTCTCCGGCAGCGCCTTGCCCATCTCCAGCGTCATGAGCAGCGCGAACTCCTCGCTGCGCGCGGTGATCGCCTCGAAGACGGCGCGCAGGATCTCGCCGCGCTCGCGGGACGGGGTCGCGGCCCACTCGGCCTGCACGGCGACGGCGGCGTCCAGCGCCTCGACCGCGTCGCGCGGGCCCGCGTCGGCGATCTCCAGCAGGGTCTCACCGGTCGCCGGGTTGTGCACGGCGAAGGTGCCGCCCTCGACCGGGTCGGCCGGGCCGCCGATCCACAGCGAGGTCGGGACGGACTGCAGAACTTCGAGTGCTTCCTTTTCCAGGGCCATACCGCCAGCCTAATGACCTCGTGTGTGGTTGCGGGGAGGCTTGTTCGGCCGGGAAACGGGTGTCAGAGCCGGCCGCGCAGCAGCAGGTTCCAGTAGACGCGCGGCAGGGCGTAGCGGTCGAAGGCCCAGGCGCTGCGGCGCGGCCGGAGCGGGTCGAGGAACGAGGGCAGTGCCGAGGAGATGGCGCCGCTCCGGTCGAACTCGGCGGCGATGAGCCGGTGCGCGTCGGTGGCGATCGGGGCCACGGTGTACCCGTCGTATTCGCGCAGTGGCTCCCCGGCGCGGGCGGCGATGATGTTGTCGGCGAGCACCGCGATCTGGCGGCGCAGGGCACCGCCGGAGGGATCGGTGGCGACCGCGGCGGCGTCGCCCGCCGACCAGATGTCGTCGAAGGTGCGGTGCCGCAGCGAGCCGGGATCGATGTCGGCGAGGCCGTGCGGTGCGGCGGCGAGCCCGGAGGTCTCCAGCCAGCGCGGGCCGCGGAACGGGGGGACCAGGTGCAGGAGGTCGTAGGGCAGCCGATGTTCGCTCCCCTCCGCACTGACGGTGATCGCCCGGTCACCGGGGTGCAGGGCGACGACGGTGGTGTCGTGCCACACCCGCACGTTCAGGGCGGCCAGCCGGAACAGCAGCGCGTCGTCGAGTCTCGGCACGCCGATCAGGTCCGGGCGGTCGACGACCAGCGCGAGGTCGATGGTGTCCAGGATTCCGCGGCGCCGCCAGTGGGCAGCGGCGAGGAACAGCGGCTTGATCGTCGTTCCGGTGCAGCTCACCGGTGCTCTCGGCACCGTGAAGACGACCCGGCTCCCCGGTTCGACGGTGCGCACGAGTTCCCAGGTCCGCGCGGCCCGGTCGAGATAGTTGCTGGTCACGCCCGGTGCGTCGAGCGCCGCGTCGAGGCCGGGCAGCGCGTCGGTGTCGGGGACCAGCCCGGGAACGACGACGAGATCGCGATAGCCGAGGACCGCACCGGACTCGCAGCGCACCCGGTGCGCCGACGGCTCGACCGCGACCACCGCGTCGCGGATCCAGCTCGCTCCGGCCGGCGTGACCGAACGCTGGGTCCGCTCCGCCTGCGTCAGGGTCGCCTGCCCGCCGCCGACGTAGGACAGCAGCGGCCGGTAGGTGTGCACCGCGTTCGGCTCGATGACGGCGACATCCTCGATCCCCAGCCGGATCAGCCGGGCGGCCGCGCTGATGCCCGCGTTGCCGCCGCCGATGATCACCACGTCGAAGTGCCGTTCGGATCTGGTCGCCGTCATCGCCCGGAGCTACCCCCGTTCCCCGGCGTCGAAACGAGCCGTGTGGCCGCGGCCCGCCCGCTGTAATGTCGGTGGGCGTGAGCAGCGACATCACCGCGTCGGCGGCCTGGCGGAAACTGCACGATCACCACGAGGGCGTCAGGGGGACCCACCTGCGCGAATTCTTCGCCGAGGATCCGGAGCGCGGGCGCGAGCTCGTCGTCGAGGTCGGCGACCTGCGCATCGACTACAGCAAGCACCGCGTCACCCGCGAAACCCTCGCGCTGCTCGCCGAACTGGCGCGCGAGGCGGATGTCGCCGGGCACCGGGACGCCATGTTCCGCGGCGACCACATCAACACCAGCGAGGACCGCGCGGTCGGGCACATCGCCCTGCGCGCGCCCGCGGACGAGCCGCTGACCATCGACGGCGCCGACGCCACCGCCGAGGTGCACGACGTGCTGCGCCGGATGGGCGAGTTCACCGACGCGGTGCGCTCCGGGGAGTGGCGCGGCGCCACCGGCGAGCGCATCCACACCGTCGTGAACATCGGCATCGGCGGCTCCGACCTCGGCCCGGTCATGGTGCACCGGGCGCTGCGGCACTACGCCGACGCCGTGATCGCCGCCCGCTTCGTCTCCAACGTGGACCCGGCCGACCTCGTCGCCAAGCTCAGCGGGCTGAACCCGGCGAACACGCTCTTCGTCATCGCCTCCAAGACCTTCACCACCCTGGAGACGCTGACCAACGCCACCGCGGCCAGGCGCTGGCTCACCGACGCGCTCGGCGAGGATGCGGTGGCCAAGCACTTCGTCGCGGTCTCCACCAATGCCGAGCGGGTGGCCGAGTTCGGCATCGACACCGCGACCATGTTCGGCTTCTGGGACTGGGTGGGCGGGCGCTACTCGCTGGATTCCGCCATCGGGCTCTCGGTCATGGCTGCCGTCGGCAGGGAGCGGTTCGCCGAGCTCCTCGCCGGGATGCACGCCGTCGACCGGCACTTCGCCACCGCGCCGCTGGAGCAGAACGCACCGGTGCTGCTGGGGCTGCTCGGCGTCTGGTATTCGAACTTCTTCGGCGCGGAATCGCGCGCGGTGCTGCCGTACTCGAACGACCTCGACCGATTCCCGGCCTACCTGCAGCAGCTCGCCATGGAGTCGAACGGCAAGTCGGTGCGCGCCGACGGCACCCCCGTGCGCACCTCCACCGGCGAGATCTACTGGGGCGAGCCGGGCACCAACGGCCAGCACGCCTTCTACCAGCTGCTGCACCAGGGCACCCGGCTGGTGCCCGCCGACTTCATCGGCTTCGCCACCCCCAACGACGACCTGCCGACCCGGGACGGCACCGGCAGCATGCACGACCTGCTCATGAGCAACCTCTTCGCGCAGACCAAGGTGCTCGCCTTCGGCAAGACCGCCGAGGAGATCGCCGCCGAGGGCACTCCCCCGGAGCTGGTGCCGCACAAGGTCATGCCGGGCAACCGGCCGACCACCACGATCCTGGCGCCCGAGCTCACCCCCTCGGTGGTGGGCCAGCTGATCGCGCTCTACGAGCACATCGTGTTCGTGGAGGGCGTGATCTGGGGCATCGACAGCTTCGACCAGTGGGGCGTCGAGCTCGGCAAGCAGCAGGCGCTCGCGCTGGAGCCGCTGCTCACCGCCGCCGAGGAGCCCGAGCCGCAGGACGACTCCTCCACCGACGCCCTCATTCGCTGGTACCGCGCATCCCGCGGGTGATCGCCCCGGTGGCGACGGCGAGCAGGATGCCGACCACCACCAGGTCGAACACGATCTGCAGCATGGTGACGACGCGCGCCGTCTGCCCGACGGCGTGCACGTCGCCGAAGCCGACGGTGCCCAGCGTGACGATGGTGTAGTACAGCGCGTCGGTGCGCGTCACCAGCCCGTCGAACTGGCCGGGGTCGTTCTTCGCCAGCAGGTAGTAGGTGAGCGCGAAGAAGACGACGGTCACCGTGAGCAG is a window encoding:
- a CDS encoding UvrD-helicase domain-containing protein, giving the protein MDITVAQNETNTDRTGPAPAKRVALTAQAPLSQEERERLRVERERKRADEAEHLLEGLNPQQRAAVVHAGAPLLIVAGAGSGKTAVLTRRIAYLLAARGAHTGEILAITFTNKAAAEMRERVAGLVGPRAQSMWVSTFHSSCVRILRMQAALLPGMNSNFSIYDADDSRRLLTMISRDMEIDVKKYSARLLATAISNLKNELIGPAQAVADAESDESELPTLVAKVYTEYQRRLRAANALDFDDLIGETVAILRNHPEVAEYYRRRFRHVLVDEYQDTNHAQYVLIRELVGHATGVPEPGPDGRELHSEVPPSELCVVGDADQSIYAFRGATIRNIEEFERDFPDAETILLEQNYRSTQHILSAANAVIARNENRREKRLWTDSGEGDLIVGYVADNEHDEASFVAKEIDRLVDAGDANYGDVAVFYRTNNNSRALEEIFIRMGLPYKVVGGVRFYERKEVRDIVAYLRVLANPEDAVSMRRILNTPRRGIGDRAEACVAVHAEQRGLGFGAALRDAAEGKVALLNTRAQRAIAGFLDLLDEVRALGAQPDAAYFDVGTVVDAVLDRTGYRAELAASDDPQDGARLDNLNELVSVAREFSSEAHNNAEAAATEGLVPEADEGEPDPGSLAAFLERVSLVADTDQIPDEGTGVVTMMTLHTAKGLEFPVVFVTGWEDGQFPHMRALGDPTELAEERRLAYVGITRARQRLYLSRAVVRSGWGQPVSNPESRFLQEIPQHLIDWRRLEPVSQVAGRGRRRGDDEGMARDWTRGSGWDERPGVRGGPRRPAPGGGVKRNNTDLVLTVGDRVTDDKYGLGRVVAADGIGPLATVTIDFGTAGTIRLIPQFSRSLMKL
- a CDS encoding chorismate mutase gives rise to the protein MSTPATTAGSNSAPSPGSDAALPQSEAEIETLRKEIDRLDAEILAAIKRRSEISRVIGRTRMASGGPRLVHSREMKVLERFSELGQEGHTLAMLLLRLGRGRLGH
- a CDS encoding NAD-dependent succinate-semialdehyde dehydrogenase, with translation MALEKEALEVLQSVPTSLWIGGPADPVEGGTFAVHNPATGETLLEIADAGPRDAVEALDAAVAVQAEWAATPSRERGEILRAVFEAITARSEEFALLMTLEMGKALPESRNEVRYGAEFFRWFAEEAVRVHGRYQHSPLGTGRIIVHKQPVGPCLAITPWNFPLAMGTRKIGPALAAGCTMLVKPASATPLTMLLLAKLCSEAGLPDGVLSVIPSSRSAAVTKPLLEDSRLRKLTFTGSTEVGRKLVEQAAPLLLRTSMELGGNAPFVVFDDADIDAAVQGAMLAKLRNGGEACTAANRFHVQAGVAEEFTAKFAKAMESVVLGPGTDPETTLGPLVSEDQLNTVSELVEDAVAKGAKVRIGGERPDGTGWYYPATVLAELPPDARILREEVFGPVAPVVTFETEEEGLAAANDTEFGLVAYIYTRDLERALRIAEGLESGMVGVNRGVISDTAAPFGGVKSSGFGREGGSEGIEEYLSTKYIALT
- a CDS encoding NAD(P)/FAD-dependent oxidoreductase, with product MTATRSERHFDVVIIGGGNAGISAAARLIRLGIEDVAVIEPNAVHTYRPLLSYVGGGQATLTQAERTQRSVTPAGASWIRDAVVAVEPSAHRVRCESGAVLGYRDLVVVPGLVPDTDALPGLDAALDAPGVTSNYLDRAARTWELVRTVEPGSRVVFTVPRAPVSCTGTTIKPLFLAAAHWRRRGILDTIDLALVVDRPDLIGVPRLDDALLFRLAALNVRVWHDTTVVALHPGDRAITVSAEGSEHRLPYDLLHLVPPFRGPRWLETSGLAAAPHGLADIDPGSLRHRTFDDIWSAGDAAAVATDPSGGALRRQIAVLADNIIAARAGEPLREYDGYTVAPIATDAHRLIAAEFDRSGAISSALPSFLDPLRPRRSAWAFDRYALPRVYWNLLLRGRL
- the pgi gene encoding glucose-6-phosphate isomerase translates to MSSDITASAAWRKLHDHHEGVRGTHLREFFAEDPERGRELVVEVGDLRIDYSKHRVTRETLALLAELAREADVAGHRDAMFRGDHINTSEDRAVGHIALRAPADEPLTIDGADATAEVHDVLRRMGEFTDAVRSGEWRGATGERIHTVVNIGIGGSDLGPVMVHRALRHYADAVIAARFVSNVDPADLVAKLSGLNPANTLFVIASKTFTTLETLTNATAARRWLTDALGEDAVAKHFVAVSTNAERVAEFGIDTATMFGFWDWVGGRYSLDSAIGLSVMAAVGRERFAELLAGMHAVDRHFATAPLEQNAPVLLGLLGVWYSNFFGAESRAVLPYSNDLDRFPAYLQQLAMESNGKSVRADGTPVRTSTGEIYWGEPGTNGQHAFYQLLHQGTRLVPADFIGFATPNDDLPTRDGTGSMHDLLMSNLFAQTKVLAFGKTAEEIAAEGTPPELVPHKVMPGNRPTTTILAPELTPSVVGQLIALYEHIVFVEGVIWGIDSFDQWGVELGKQQALALEPLLTAAEEPEPQDDSSTDALIRWYRASRG
- a CDS encoding potassium channel family protein; this translates as MPPPDSHRTRLLRNGIAILCALLVYYGIPLNLNLEGRIIGVLVFLVGLAGLAQVTDRHIRRLTAAPQRAGRQVDGILLLLTVTVVFFALTYYLLAKNDPGQFDGLVTRTDALYYTIVTLGTVGFGDVHAVGQTARVVTMLQIVFDLVVVGILLAVATGAITRGMRGTSE